From the genome of Haloarchaeobius salinus, one region includes:
- a CDS encoding DUF2249 domain-containing protein: MDAEVLREATAAPTDRPCELLDARELPPPEPLQRTLEWTADANGTVLVQVNDRAPKHLYPRLADRGFQYDTAETDDGVVTAVWKE; the protein is encoded by the coding sequence ATGGACGCCGAGGTACTCCGCGAGGCGACGGCTGCACCGACGGACAGACCGTGTGAACTGCTCGACGCGCGCGAACTGCCACCGCCGGAGCCGCTCCAGCGGACCCTCGAGTGGACCGCCGATGCGAACGGTACGGTGCTCGTACAGGTGAACGACCGCGCCCCGAAGCACCTCTACCCCCGGTTGGCGGACCGCGGATTCCAGTACGATACCGCGGAGACGGACGACGGTGTCGTCACCGCAGTCTGGAAGGAGTAA
- a CDS encoding CGCGG family putative rSAM-modified RiPP protein has protein sequence MTSVSHDDTESVTAEPHDGSWSVNLEKPEYADSPELVVDDALTAISETRPGFHVNLVTHGDCGHPEAYLFDALVEAVGDAARWEYVEQCGCGGHVTRVHLEDDWTLPDDT, from the coding sequence ATGACGAGCGTCTCGCACGACGACACGGAATCGGTCACCGCGGAACCACACGACGGCTCCTGGTCGGTGAACCTGGAGAAACCGGAGTACGCCGACAGCCCGGAGCTGGTCGTCGACGATGCACTGACGGCCATCTCCGAGACCCGGCCGGGGTTCCACGTGAACCTCGTCACCCACGGCGACTGCGGCCACCCGGAGGCGTACCTGTTCGACGCGCTCGTCGAGGCGGTGGGCGACGCCGCCCGCTGGGAGTACGTCGAGCAGTGCGGCTGCGGCGGCCACGTCACCCGGGTCCACCTCGAGGACGACTGGACGCTCCCCGACGACACCTGA
- a CDS encoding TIGR04053 family radical SAM/SPASM domain-containing protein — protein sequence MQVHTEERPFVLVWELTQACELACEHCRADAQPRRHPDELTTAEGKRLLDEAREFAEGQIVVLSGGDPLARDDAVELVDYGTERGLRMTMTPSGTSSLTRDRLDELADAGLRRLALSIDGGSPAPHDAFRGESGSFESTVRAAHQAHEAGLPLQVNTTVCADTVDELPAIRELVADLGAVLWSVFFLVPVGRGRLLDPMSPERADRVMGWLHDVRETSDFGVKTTEAPQYRRVGLQRRQGDGIDDGTTARGPPAGIGRRTGITAGDGFAFVSHVGEVYPSGFLPESAGDVRDESLVDIYRDAPLFGRLRDADALRGKCGACEFRHVCGGSRSRAYAHTGDPLESDPLCPYVPDGYDGPLPEPRRA from the coding sequence ATGCAGGTGCACACGGAGGAACGCCCGTTCGTGCTGGTCTGGGAGCTGACCCAGGCCTGCGAGCTGGCCTGCGAGCACTGCCGCGCCGACGCACAGCCACGCCGGCACCCGGACGAGCTGACGACCGCCGAGGGAAAGCGCCTGCTCGACGAGGCCCGCGAGTTCGCCGAGGGACAGATCGTGGTGCTCTCCGGCGGCGACCCGCTCGCCCGCGACGACGCGGTCGAACTCGTCGACTACGGGACGGAGCGGGGACTCCGGATGACGATGACCCCGAGCGGGACCAGTTCGCTCACCCGCGACCGGCTCGACGAGCTCGCCGACGCGGGCCTGCGCCGGCTCGCCCTGAGCATCGACGGCGGCTCGCCAGCACCCCACGACGCCTTCCGCGGCGAGTCCGGTAGCTTCGAGTCGACGGTCCGCGCGGCCCACCAGGCCCACGAGGCGGGGCTCCCGCTCCAGGTGAACACGACCGTCTGTGCCGACACCGTCGACGAACTCCCCGCCATCCGCGAGCTCGTCGCCGACCTCGGGGCCGTCCTCTGGTCGGTGTTCTTCCTCGTGCCGGTGGGTCGCGGCCGGCTCCTCGACCCGATGTCACCCGAACGGGCCGACCGCGTGATGGGCTGGCTCCACGACGTTCGCGAGACGTCCGACTTCGGCGTCAAGACGACCGAGGCCCCTCAGTACCGACGTGTCGGACTCCAGCGACGGCAGGGCGACGGGATCGACGATGGAACCACGGCGCGCGGACCACCGGCCGGCATCGGTCGTCGGACCGGCATCACCGCCGGCGACGGGTTCGCGTTCGTCAGCCACGTCGGCGAGGTGTACCCCTCCGGGTTCCTGCCCGAGTCGGCGGGCGACGTCCGCGACGAGAGCCTGGTCGACATCTACCGGGACGCGCCGCTGTTCGGACGGCTCCGCGACGCCGACGCGCTCCGCGGGAAGTGCGGGGCGTGCGAGTTCCGGCACGTCTGCGGCGGCAGCCGCTCCCGGGCGTACGCCCACACGGGGGACCCGCTGGAGAGCGACCCGCTCTGCCCGTACGTGCCCGACGGGTACGACGGTCCGCTCCCCGAGCCGCGACGGGCATGA
- a CDS encoding cupin domain-containing protein, translated as MPDVVSVPDLTDAPHATVFESDPRVVRLALDADQRLPAHRHPGETVLFHVLDGRVNLTLGDGVLELDPGDLARFDGDVDIAPHAREESTVLVTFV; from the coding sequence ATGCCCGACGTCGTCTCCGTCCCCGACCTGACCGACGCACCGCACGCGACCGTCTTCGAGTCCGACCCCAGAGTCGTCCGGCTCGCACTCGACGCCGACCAGCGACTCCCCGCCCACCGGCATCCCGGCGAGACCGTGCTGTTCCACGTCCTCGACGGCCGGGTCAACCTGACCCTCGGCGACGGCGTGCTCGAACTCGACCCCGGCGACCTCGCCCGGTTCGACGGTGACGTGGACATCGCCCCGCACGCACGCGAGGAGAGCACGGTCCTCGTCACGTTCGTCTGA
- a CDS encoding tRNA (cytidine(56)-2'-O)-methyltransferase, which yields MQGEPEVAVLRLAHRPGRDDRMTTHVGLTARALGADRVVYPANADQSRQTVADITGRFGGPFEVELTDSPAAVVRHWDGVVVHLTMYGERVQDVEGEIREARADAPLLVVVGSEKVPFDVYEHADYNVAVTNQPHSEVAGLAVFLDRLFEGRELDREWTDASRRVVPMETGKRVVPAGEGDGQPTDDQSE from the coding sequence ATGCAGGGAGAACCCGAAGTGGCCGTCCTCCGCCTGGCCCACCGGCCGGGCCGGGACGACCGGATGACGACCCACGTCGGCCTCACCGCCCGCGCGCTCGGCGCGGACCGCGTCGTCTACCCCGCCAACGCCGACCAGTCCCGCCAGACCGTCGCGGACATCACCGGGCGGTTCGGCGGGCCGTTCGAGGTCGAGCTCACCGACTCGCCCGCCGCGGTCGTCCGGCACTGGGACGGCGTCGTCGTCCACCTCACGATGTACGGCGAGCGCGTCCAGGACGTCGAGGGCGAGATCCGCGAGGCCCGTGCGGACGCCCCGCTGCTGGTCGTCGTCGGCTCCGAGAAGGTACCGTTCGACGTGTACGAACACGCCGACTACAACGTCGCCGTGACGAACCAGCCGCACTCGGAGGTCGCCGGCCTCGCGGTCTTCCTCGACCGGCTGTTCGAGGGCCGGGAGCTCGACCGCGAGTGGACCGACGCCAGCCGCCGTGTCGTCCCGATGGAGACGGGTAAACGCGTCGTCCCCGCGGGCGAGGGCGACGGGCAGCCGACCGACGACCAGTCGGAGTGA
- a CDS encoding dodecin family protein, translated as MTAVKIIKVLGTSTESWEDAAHEAVAQASETIEEINGVEVEGWTANVEDGSIVEYKTTVEVAFPVKHDEL; from the coding sequence ATGACAGCAGTCAAGATCATCAAAGTGCTCGGCACCTCGACGGAGTCCTGGGAGGACGCGGCGCACGAGGCGGTCGCACAGGCAAGCGAGACCATCGAGGAGATCAACGGCGTCGAGGTGGAGGGGTGGACTGCCAACGTCGAAGATGGCAGTATCGTCGAGTACAAGACGACCGTCGAGGTCGCGTTCCCGGTGAAGCACGACGAGCTCTGA
- a CDS encoding SDR family NAD(P)-dependent oxidoreductase: protein MSRPEVLAGVADADLTGRTVLVTGATSGVGRETALALARLGARVFVHGRNREAGRAVATELDALGADTVFFKADFANREAPVDLADAVAEHTDRLDVLVNNAGAYVDEPTLADGVELTFRVNHLAPFALTGALSGAGTFAADARVVTVSSAVHPRADASDLTREAVTSVDDYDGLQAYARSKLANALFIRELARREPDLLANCCHPGLVPGSGLWRDASLPIRAAVGLLAVLPDPVLERVADSSRSAAATSVFLAAGEYDESGAYFSDCEPTQPSSTARDDELARRLWELSGELLAD from the coding sequence ATGAGTAGACCGGAAGTCCTCGCGGGCGTCGCGGACGCCGACCTCACCGGCCGAACCGTCCTCGTGACCGGCGCGACCAGCGGGGTCGGCCGCGAGACCGCACTCGCCCTCGCGCGCCTGGGCGCACGCGTATTCGTCCACGGGCGGAACCGTGAGGCCGGGCGGGCAGTCGCGACGGAGCTCGACGCGCTCGGTGCAGACACGGTGTTCTTCAAAGCCGACTTCGCGAACCGCGAGGCCCCCGTCGACCTCGCGGATGCCGTCGCCGAGCACACCGATAGGCTCGACGTGCTCGTCAACAACGCCGGTGCGTACGTCGACGAACCGACGCTCGCCGACGGCGTGGAGCTGACGTTCCGGGTGAACCACCTCGCGCCGTTCGCGCTCACGGGGGCGCTCTCGGGCGCGGGCACGTTCGCGGCCGACGCGCGCGTGGTCACGGTGTCGAGTGCGGTCCACCCGCGGGCCGACGCGAGCGACCTTACCCGCGAGGCGGTCACCTCGGTCGACGACTACGATGGGCTGCAGGCGTACGCGCGGTCGAAGCTCGCGAACGCCCTGTTCATCCGGGAACTCGCCCGGCGCGAACCCGACCTGCTGGCGAACTGCTGTCACCCCGGACTCGTGCCGGGCAGCGGACTCTGGCGGGACGCGTCACTGCCGATTCGGGCCGCGGTGGGCTTGCTCGCCGTGCTTCCGGACCCGGTGCTCGAACGGGTCGCCGACAGCTCGCGGTCGGCGGCCGCGACGAGCGTCTTCCTCGCCGCCGGCGAGTACGACGAGTCCGGTGCGTACTTCAGCGACTGCGAGCCGACCCAACCCTCGTCGACTGCGCGAGACGACGAGCTGGCGCGGCGGCTCTGGGAACTGAGTGGGGAGTTGCTGGCGGACTGA
- a CDS encoding class I SAM-dependent methyltransferase has protein sequence MPHVPNLLERLYVLRGNRAPGTIYDLLGSWTCKTVVLAAEVGVFEALSERPGTASDLAVRLDCDPDTLGMLCTFLARAGYLDRDGETYHLSGLSERWLVGDASLVDWFTFWDRVVYPFWDDNAETVLRTGAPEQSLYAWLDDHPELWAATQRGFEAAATVVVDPILDAVDLAGDERVLDVGGGHGRYAIAACERHPGVEATVVDDPLALAVARENAADAELDDRVSVRGADLLTDDLGGGNGDAETYDVAFVFNVVHGMTPAENERLLASVADALAPGGRVVVVDQFADTSGPMATARSLVAFIGFSYRVLLGGRAYPYAEVADWLGAAGFVDTSRTDFRRAPGVSMATGRLS, from the coding sequence ATGCCACACGTCCCGAACCTCCTCGAACGGCTGTACGTCCTGCGCGGGAACCGTGCGCCGGGCACCATCTACGACCTCCTCGGGAGCTGGACGTGCAAGACCGTCGTCCTCGCGGCGGAGGTCGGCGTGTTCGAGGCACTCTCCGAACGGCCCGGGACGGCATCGGACCTCGCCGTACGGCTCGACTGCGACCCGGACACGCTCGGGATGCTCTGTACCTTCCTCGCCCGGGCCGGCTACCTGGACCGGGACGGCGAGACGTACCACCTGAGCGGCCTGTCCGAGCGGTGGCTCGTCGGCGACGCGAGTCTCGTCGACTGGTTCACGTTCTGGGACCGGGTGGTCTACCCGTTCTGGGACGACAACGCCGAGACCGTCCTCCGGACCGGCGCTCCCGAGCAGTCGCTCTACGCGTGGCTCGACGACCACCCCGAGCTGTGGGCGGCCACCCAGCGCGGGTTCGAGGCCGCAGCCACCGTCGTCGTCGACCCGATCCTCGACGCGGTCGACCTCGCCGGCGACGAGCGAGTCCTGGACGTCGGCGGCGGGCACGGTCGCTACGCGATCGCGGCCTGCGAGCGCCACCCCGGGGTCGAGGCGACGGTCGTCGACGACCCACTCGCGCTCGCCGTCGCCCGCGAGAACGCGGCCGACGCCGAACTGGACGACCGGGTGTCCGTCCGGGGTGCCGACCTGCTCACCGACGACCTCGGGGGTGGCAACGGTGACGCCGAGACGTACGACGTGGCGTTCGTGTTCAACGTCGTCCACGGCATGACGCCGGCGGAGAACGAACGGCTCCTCGCGTCGGTCGCGGACGCGCTCGCTCCCGGTGGCCGGGTCGTCGTGGTCGACCAGTTCGCCGACACCTCGGGCCCGATGGCTACTGCACGGTCGCTCGTCGCGTTCATCGGGTTCTCCTATCGTGTCCTCCTCGGCGGCCGCGCGTACCCCTACGCCGAGGTCGCGGACTGGCTCGGGGCCGCCGGGTTCGTCGACACCTCCCGGACCGACTTCCGGCGCGCGCCCGGCGTCTCGATGGCAACCGGTCGGCTCTCCTGA
- a CDS encoding NAD-dependent epimerase/dehydratase family protein — protein MDLTDRHVVITGAAGLVGSHLAAELCDDNQVVAVDDLSKGSRERVPDGAEFRRRDVTDPDDVADFITEDVDIVFHFAAYTDTNYDDDRQLFEENTEMTYNVLERMDEVGVDRLAFTSSSTVYGEAPMPTPEDYAPLEPISIYGSSKLADEGLLSTYAHSYGMQIWVYRFANIVGPHQRGNVVPDFIEKLLDDPETLTILGDGRQEKSYLHVEDCVDAMCHVVEHADADFNLYNLGTRTTTSVTAIADIVADEMGLDPDYEFTGGDRGWTGDVPKMRLSIEKLSALGWEPPRSSDDCVREATRQLVGELREEYTN, from the coding sequence ATGGACCTCACCGACAGGCACGTCGTCATCACGGGCGCGGCCGGGCTGGTCGGCTCGCACCTCGCCGCCGAGCTGTGTGACGACAACCAGGTCGTCGCCGTCGACGACCTCTCGAAGGGCTCCCGCGAACGGGTCCCCGACGGGGCCGAGTTCCGACGGCGCGACGTGACCGACCCCGACGACGTCGCCGATTTCATCACCGAGGACGTTGACATCGTGTTCCACTTCGCCGCGTACACGGACACGAACTACGACGACGACCGGCAGCTGTTCGAGGAGAACACCGAGATGACCTACAACGTCCTCGAGCGCATGGACGAGGTCGGCGTCGACAGACTGGCGTTCACCTCCTCCTCGACCGTCTACGGCGAGGCACCGATGCCGACGCCCGAGGACTACGCGCCGCTCGAACCCATCAGCATCTACGGCTCCTCGAAGCTCGCCGACGAGGGCCTCCTGTCCACCTACGCTCACTCCTACGGGATGCAGATATGGGTCTACCGCTTCGCCAACATCGTCGGCCCGCACCAGCGCGGCAACGTCGTCCCGGACTTCATCGAGAAGCTGCTCGACGACCCCGAGACGCTGACCATCCTCGGCGACGGCCGCCAGGAGAAGTCCTACCTCCACGTCGAGGACTGCGTCGACGCGATGTGCCACGTCGTCGAGCACGCCGACGCCGACTTCAACCTCTACAACCTCGGCACCCGGACCACGACCTCCGTCACGGCCATCGCGGACATCGTCGCCGACGAGATGGGGCTCGACCCCGACTACGAGTTCACCGGCGGCGACCGCGGCTGGACCGGTGACGTGCCGAAGATGCGCCTCTCCATCGAGAAGCTCTCGGCACTCGGCTGGGAGCCGCCCCGCTCCAGCGACGACTGCGTCCGGGAGGCGACCCGCCAGCTCGTCGGCGAACTGCGCGAGGAGTACACGAACTGA